The genomic stretch TGACACTAGCGGGAGATCGAAAGGAATGAGAGGCTCAACCTTGAACCCCGTAAGAAATGGGGCGTTAGCATCGTCAATTCACCCAGGACGACGGGCGTCTCTTGCTTCGCGCGTGGAGCAGACATGTCTACACATGTCGATGAAGACACTGTTGAAGACGTAAAGAAACACCAGGGGGTTCCCACCAAGTGAACAATTGGGTGCGTTAGCGAGCTCAGGGCGGAATATTTGGCCACCTTCAGAAAGGTCCGCGGCTTGCGGCTTTGCCTTTAGTCTCGGGCGAGATCAGGTCCGCAACGTCTTCAAGGAGCGGCTTCAATTTCTCATGGTCGGCTTTCGCCATGCCATTTTCGATTGCTGATGACCAATGATCGTATTGCCACAGTGAGGCGGCGCGCCCTCGAATCTCCATGGCTGCGCGATCACGAAGCTCTTTTTCGGGCAAACCTCCAGCCGTCATCCCCGCGCTGATTTCTGCCTTTAGCCGAGTCTCCGAAACGGCGTCGTCAGCGAGAAGCGCGAGCGTCACGAGCCCGTAGACGCCCCGTTCCAGAGTCGCCCAGCCGGTTTGGTATCGGCCTGCTTTGAATGTCCACGACAACAGCATTTTCCCGATGTCGTCCGCAAGTTCTGGGCAGCCGCGCCTGCGCGCATCCACCGCCGCTTCGAACAGCGTTTCGGTCATCCCGAAATTCTCGACGAATTTCACGGTCTCTTCGTCATCGGGCACCCAGGTGAAGACCGCGATCAGCCAAGCCGCGTGTTTGCGCAGTTCCTGCTGTCTGTGCTCGTCACAAGCAGCGGCGTTCGACACAGCGATCAACATCGTGGTAACCGCCTTGATCCAGTGGATCATGTCGAACGTGAATTGCGAACGCTTTTCGATGGCATGAAGGAGCAGGTCCTTCTCGGTCTGATACATCCCATCCGCCCATTCCCGGAAGTTGTCGATAACGTGCCGGGCATTCACGTCGTCCGCCGGTGCTTCCGCGACCGCGTTGACAAGTTCGGAGAGCCGCACCGTGAGCCCTTGAGCACTCGTGGCTGAGTAGTATGGGGCGAGATAGGCGCTGTGGACGCTCATCAACGGCGCGTCCGGCAAGGTCATGAATAGCTTGGCGATCAGCTTCATGCTATTGCGGATATCCCGCGCCGCGAACTGGACTTCCCGCGAATTTGTCCGCAACAGGTTGAAGCTTAGGCGCGCGAGCTGCGCAACCCCGGTAGAAGTGACGGGCCGGTAATCCTCGCGCACCACCCCGGCACACGAAATGATGCCGATCTTCTGCACCAGCGTTGTGATGCCTTGCGGGCCGTCTGCTGCAAGCAGCATGTCGGCACATCGCCCCATCAGCCGCACGCCTTCCATGAGTACATCTGGCGCGTTGTGCGGCACAATCCGCTCTACCTCGCCTGTGAGGTACCCCGCCGCCAGATGCGCGTGCGTCTTCGACGCGTGAGGGGTCGCATAATCGATTGTCAAGTAAACCCGCACGAGATCGGCCATCGCCTGTAGTGCTTGTTCGATCTGCTGTTCATCGCTGCGCGAGACCCCTATACGCGCCGTCTGCCGTAGATGCTCAAGCGTATCATTGATGAAACCATCCGAGGCGAGGGGGTTATCAAACATTAGCTGATTGGCGAAGAAGGTCCTTTCCTTAGCTTTGACATAGGCGGCATTGACCCTGATGATCGCGTTCATCGCCACAGCGCTGACCTCATAGTCGCCTTGCTCGGCATAGCGGCGTGCGAACGACACGGCATAGCGCACGCTCTGCTGCGCCCCATCCGTCCAGCCCCTATTGAGCTGAAAGAACGCGGTGCGCTTCAGGTCATGCTGGGGGGCGTAGGGATCGGCCTGTAGCTCTTTGCTGCCATCCGACAACAGCGGTGCCGCGCGTTTCGCTCGTCTCGCCCACGCTCGCAACTCGCGCTCCGTCTGACGAACGACCATGTCGAGTTGCCGCACCGGGTTCACCAGAATCAGCGCACGACGGTAGCCATAGAGGAACAGTCCGAGGATGATTCCTGTGCCCCAGAAAGCCGCAAACACGAAGATGCCGATTCGCTTCGGCTCTTGGATAAGCGACAGTCCGGCTATGGCCACCGCGAGAAGAAATGTCGCCGCAAACGCGCTTAGAAGTCTCCGATCAGCACTTAGCCTGCGGAACAGACCGTGCGGCATCCTTTCAATGTTGACCTGCATTGCGAACAGCACGAGCGACGAAACGATGGCCGCCGCTCCGATCAGCGCTCCGCCAATGGTAAGGAACAGCGACCGCAACAATGCTAGTCGCGCTTCGGTCACGAAACTCCGTTCGAGTATCCCTTGAAGAGTCGGAATCCATGACGCGCTGATGATGATCAATACCAGTAGCGAGATGATCGTCGCGTACGGGCCGTGCCGTCGTTGCCAGACCAGATACCTGTAACGGAAGCTATACAGCCGCTGCCAAAGCATTGCCCTCAGACGCGCCAATTTGAACAACGCGTGCCGAGCCTTCCTCTTGCAACGTCGCGATAGCAAGCGGAAACGGGCTCGGAGCCTCTTCCAGATCATCTTGGCACTTTTCGCCAGTCGCTCAAATTCCATTGCCGTCGCCATCACGAATGCCGATGCCGTCCTGACCCGTTTCGTCACGACGATATCGGTTGGATGTGAGGGTGCTGGAGTTCTCTTTTCAACACTGCACACAGACGTTCGAGATCGTGATGGTTTCTAGTTTCGGGACCTGCGTACGCGATATCCTCATTGTGTCCTTCGATCGAGGCGTCCAAACCTCGATCAGAGCCTTCGCTACACATTGTGCACGATCAAACAGACATCTGCCAATTAGGGTTCTTCGTCGAAAGCGGTGTTTTCCTCGCACGTTGACCAAGCTCGATTGGGCTTTCCGAAAAATGCCGATACGACATTGACGGCAAGAATGCGCCACTAGCGGACATGCAATTATGCCCGCCGAACGCCGCAGCGGCATCGATCACGGTGCACTCTGGCGAGGGGCGAAATCACCATCAGCCGGAGACCCTGGCGTTGACTTCTGTACTTTGCGCCCTACTTCGAACCCATCGTCGGAAACCGATCATGTAGGCGCTGACGGCTGAGGGTTACTACGTGCTCCCGCCTGCTCAATGGGAGGCGTGTCATGTCAGCCATCTCTTCCTCGTCCATCAGGAACGTTCTGCTTTCGAAACTGCCGCCCGAAGAGCTGGCAAAATTCTCTACCGACCTTGAGAGATTAGAGTTGCCGAAAGGCTTCCTGATCGCGGCGTTCAACGACCCAATAGACCATGTCTATTTTCCTGATTCAGGTATCGGCTCGGTAGTCGCGGTCTCGCCTGAGGGAAACAAGGCTGAAGCGGGTATGTTTGGACGAGAGGGCTTTTCTCCCGTGCAAGCCGCAGTTGGGGCTGAGATAAGCCCTCATGAGATCGTCATGCAACACTCCGGCAGCGGCCACCGCATCACCTCTCGGCGCTTCCTTGAGGCAATGGAGTGCAGCCCCCTGTTCGCGCATCTCGTCGCCTCTTACAGCCAGGCCTTGGCTATCCAAGTGACCTATACTGCCTTGTCCAACGTCAGCCATCCGGTGGATG from Pseudorhizobium banfieldiae encodes the following:
- a CDS encoding Crp/Fnr family transcriptional regulator; the encoded protein is MSAISSSSIRNVLLSKLPPEELAKFSTDLERLELPKGFLIAAFNDPIDHVYFPDSGIGSVVAVSPEGNKAEAGMFGREGFSPVQAAVGAEISPHEIVMQHSGSGHRITSRRFLEAMECSPLFAHLVASYSQALAIQVTYTALSNVSHPVDERLARWLLMCHDRVDGDELNLTHEYISLMLAVRRPSVTTALHVLEGNRFIRSERGRILIRDRAALEEFARDAYGKPEQEYDRLIGKKDGSRPSNVVPLTG